Proteins found in one Limnothrix sp. FACHB-406 genomic segment:
- a CDS encoding iron-containing alcohol dehydrogenase family protein — MPTAPIAVTVPIPALTIAPARVTRGWGAIAQAGAELARLGKRPLIIGGDRSLAALLPPLQPILEQIGAKSTAANYLPDCCESSLERLRVAAKTHRADYIIGTGGGKALDAAKLVAHQLKIPIATIPSSGATCAAWTALSNVYSESGAFLYDVTLDRCPDLLILDYQLVLTAPTRTLVAGIGDAIAKWYEAAISSGRSEQTTIVAAVQSARVLRDLLLQKSAEAIAQPGGPLWQEVVDASVLMAGVIGGLGGAQCRTVAAHAIHNGLTHISASHGTLHGEKVALGILAQLRLEEMIQGSQLAAAARAQLLSFYEAIGLPRCLEDLGLGQMTLQDLKQAAELACHERSDIHHLPFPVSADQVMAALVSTLAPCRSSFSPDGGPIAAAPIYTGEEVTQP; from the coding sequence ATGCCGACTGCTCCTATTGCCGTGACCGTGCCAATTCCAGCCTTAACGATCGCCCCGGCCAGGGTGACACGCGGTTGGGGTGCGATCGCCCAGGCAGGAGCAGAACTGGCCCGGTTGGGCAAGCGACCCTTGATCATCGGGGGCGATCGCTCCCTGGCGGCCCTGCTACCCCCTTTGCAACCGATTTTGGAGCAAATCGGGGCTAAAAGCACCGCCGCCAATTATTTGCCCGATTGCTGTGAAAGCAGCCTGGAACGCCTGCGCGTGGCGGCCAAGACCCATCGAGCGGACTACATCATCGGCACCGGCGGCGGCAAGGCCCTGGATGCGGCCAAGCTGGTGGCCCATCAACTAAAAATCCCGATCGCCACGATTCCCAGTTCCGGGGCCACTTGCGCCGCCTGGACAGCCCTCTCGAATGTTTATTCCGAATCGGGAGCGTTTTTGTATGACGTGACGCTCGATCGCTGCCCCGATTTGCTGATTTTGGATTATCAACTGGTGCTGACGGCCCCCACTCGCACCCTGGTGGCGGGCATCGGTGACGCGATCGCCAAATGGTATGAAGCCGCCATCAGCAGCGGGCGCTCTGAGCAAACCACGATCGTTGCCGCCGTTCAATCGGCCCGCGTGCTGCGAGATTTGCTATTGCAAAAATCCGCCGAGGCGATCGCCCAACCCGGTGGCCCCCTGTGGCAAGAAGTGGTTGATGCTTCCGTGCTGATGGCCGGGGTGATTGGCGGTTTGGGCGGGGCCCAATGTCGCACCGTGGCCGCCCATGCGATCCACAACGGTCTCACCCACATCAGCGCCAGCCACGGCACGCTGCATGGCGAAAAGGTGGCCCTCGGAATTTTGGCCCAACTGCGGCTCGAAGAAATGATCCAAGGCAGTCAGTTGGCCGCCGCTGCCCGGGCCCAATTGCTGAGTTTTTACGAGGCGATCGGGTTGCCGCGCTGCCTGGAAGACCTGGGCCTTGGGCAAATGACACTTCAGGATTTGAAACAGGCCGCAGAGTTGGCCTGCCATGAGCGATCGGATATTCATCACCTCCCCTTCCCCGTGAGTGCCGACCAAGTGATGGCGGCCCTGGTGTCAACCCTCGCCCCCTGCCGCAGCAGCTTCAGCCCCGATGGCGGGCCGATCGCCGCGGCCCCCATCTACACCGGAGAGGAGGTCACTCAGCCATGA
- a CDS encoding aspartate aminotransferase, protein MKIQPADRLRVLPQYVFARLDELKARAREQGLDLIDLGMGNPDGPAPAPVIAAAKEALDNPNGHGYPPFEGNASFRRAITDWYERRYGVKLNSDSEALPLLGSKEGLTHLALAYINPGDTILVPSPAYPPHFRGPLLAGADLYTIMLKAEQDWLIDFGSIPDDVADRAKILYFNYPSNPTAATAPREFYEEAVAFARKHEILLVHDLCYAELAFDGYQPTSLLEIPGAKEIGVEFHTLSKTYNMAGWRVGFVVGNTEIVQGLRTLKTNLDYGIFSALQKAAETALSMPDTYLTEVQTRYRSRRDFLVERFNQLGWSLKPTRATMYLWVPCPPGLTSTDFALSVLEQTGVVFTPGNAFGPGGEGYVRVSLICDLPRLGEALDRLAAAGIHYDMAATTV, encoded by the coding sequence ATGAAAATTCAACCAGCCGATCGCCTGCGCGTCCTACCACAATACGTTTTTGCTCGCCTTGACGAACTGAAAGCCCGCGCCCGGGAACAGGGCCTAGATTTGATTGATTTGGGCATGGGCAACCCCGACGGCCCCGCGCCCGCCCCGGTCATTGCCGCCGCCAAAGAAGCCCTCGACAATCCCAACGGCCACGGTTACCCCCCCTTTGAGGGCAACGCCAGCTTTCGACGCGCCATCACCGATTGGTATGAGCGGCGCTATGGCGTAAAGCTCAATTCCGACAGCGAAGCGCTGCCCCTGTTGGGTTCCAAGGAGGGTCTAACCCACCTGGCGCTGGCCTACATCAATCCGGGCGATACCATTCTTGTTCCTAGCCCTGCCTATCCTCCCCACTTCCGGGGGCCCCTGCTGGCCGGCGCTGATCTGTACACGATCATGCTCAAGGCAGAACAGGATTGGCTGATTGATTTTGGTTCCATCCCGGACGACGTGGCCGATCGCGCCAAAATTCTCTACTTTAACTACCCCAGCAACCCCACCGCCGCCACCGCCCCCCGCGAGTTTTACGAGGAAGCCGTGGCCTTTGCCCGCAAGCACGAGATTCTGCTGGTTCACGATCTCTGCTATGCCGAGCTGGCCTTTGATGGCTATCAACCCACCAGCTTGCTGGAAATTCCGGGCGCAAAGGAAATTGGCGTGGAATTCCACACCCTCTCGAAAACCTACAACATGGCCGGCTGGCGGGTTGGTTTTGTGGTGGGGAACACGGAGATTGTCCAGGGGTTGCGCACCCTGAAAACCAATTTGGACTACGGCATCTTTTCAGCCCTGCAAAAGGCGGCGGAAACCGCCCTTTCGATGCCTGATACCTACCTGACGGAGGTGCAAACACGCTATCGATCGCGCCGGGATTTCCTAGTGGAGCGGTTTAACCAATTGGGTTGGTCTCTGAAGCCCACCCGCGCCACCATGTACCTGTGGGTTCCCTGCCCGCCGGGTCTGACTTCTACGGATTTTGCCCTTTCGGTGTTGGAGCAAACGGGCGTTGTTTTTACGCCGGGGAATGCTTTTGGCCCGGGGGGCGAAGGCTATGTGCGGGTCAGCTTGATTTGCGATTTGCCCCGATTGGGTGAAGCGCTCGATCGCCTGGCTGCCGCTGGAATTCACTACGACATGGCCGCCACAACGGTTTAA
- the psaC gene encoding photosystem I iron-sulfur center protein PsaC, with product MSHSVKIYDTCIGCTQCVRACPTDVLEMVPWDGCKAAQIASSPRTEDCVGCKRCETACPTDFLSIRVYLGGETTRSMGLAY from the coding sequence ATGTCTCATTCGGTAAAAATTTACGACACCTGCATTGGCTGCACCCAATGCGTGCGCGCTTGCCCCACCGACGTGCTGGAGATGGTTCCCTGGGATGGCTGCAAGGCCGCTCAGATTGCTTCCTCGCCCCGCACCGAGGATTGCGTGGGTTGCAAGCGTTGCGAAACCGCTTGCCCCACCGACTTCTTGAGCATCCGTGTTTATCTGGGCGGCGAAACCACCCGCAGCATGGGCTTGGCTTACTAA
- a CDS encoding CoB--CoM heterodisulfide reductase iron-sulfur subunit B family protein encodes MVVAQSGTPTTSRSTGSFPDRQPLQGRSGKLKYAYYPGCVAKGACGELHQSTTAIARVLGIELVELTAAACCGSGTFKEESQLLEDTVNARNIALAEALDLPMLTHCSTCQGVIGHVDERLKTARDRQPDYFQQVNGLLSDQGCLPYRGSTEVKHLLWALVADYGIEAIAQRVTRQLAGLNCAAFYGCYLLRAQSFNRYDNADNPRSMEQIFAALGAGAIDYRGRTQCCGWPLASYATEASFQLAGTHLAEAIAAGADCLVTPCPLCHLNLDSRQPEVAKVTGRSLNIPVLHLPQLIGLALGLAPRDLGLDRHIVSTRPVLQKLGLA; translated from the coding sequence ATGGTTGTTGCCCAGAGTGGAACACCGACGACATCGCGATCGACCGGTTCTTTTCCCGATCGCCAGCCGCTACAGGGTCGATCGGGCAAGCTGAAATATGCCTATTACCCGGGCTGTGTGGCCAAGGGGGCCTGTGGCGAGTTGCACCAATCCACCACCGCGATCGCCCGTGTTTTAGGCATTGAACTGGTGGAATTGACGGCGGCCGCCTGTTGTGGGTCAGGCACGTTCAAGGAAGAATCCCAACTGCTTGAAGATACGGTCAATGCTCGCAACATTGCCCTGGCTGAGGCCTTGGATTTACCGATGCTGACCCATTGCAGCACCTGCCAAGGGGTGATTGGCCATGTGGATGAGCGACTCAAAACCGCCCGCGATCGACAACCGGACTATTTCCAACAGGTGAATGGCCTGCTGTCGGATCAGGGTTGCTTGCCCTATCGGGGTTCCACGGAGGTGAAGCATTTGCTCTGGGCCCTGGTGGCCGACTATGGCATTGAAGCGATCGCCCAGCGGGTGACTCGCCAACTGGCCGGCCTCAACTGCGCCGCCTTTTATGGTTGCTATTTACTGCGGGCCCAGTCGTTCAATCGTTACGACAACGCCGACAACCCCCGATCGATGGAGCAAATTTTTGCGGCCTTGGGCGCTGGGGCGATCGACTACCGTGGGCGCACCCAATGCTGCGGTTGGCCCCTGGCCAGCTATGCCACTGAGGCCTCCTTCCAGTTGGCGGGAACCCACCTTGCCGAGGCGATCGCAGCGGGGGCCGACTGCCTGGTCACGCCCTGTCCCCTTTGTCATCTCAACCTCGATTCCCGACAACCGGAAGTGGCAAAAGTGACCGGGCGATCGCTCAACATCCCGGTGCTGCATCTGCCGCAACTGATTGGCCTGGCATTGGGCCTGGCCCCGCGCGATTTGGGCCTCGATCGCCACATTGTTTCCACGCGCCCAGTGCTCCAAAAGCTGGGTCTGGCTTAG
- the acpP gene encoding acyl carrier protein: MMSALIFEKVKKIVADQLSVEDEKVVPEASFSNDLGADSLDTVELVMALEEEFDIEIPDEAAEKITTVQEAVDYILAQQS, from the coding sequence ATCATGTCAGCTCTAATTTTCGAAAAAGTTAAAAAAATCGTAGCCGATCAGCTCAGCGTTGAGGATGAAAAGGTCGTACCGGAAGCTAGCTTTAGCAACGACCTGGGTGCAGACTCCCTGGACACCGTTGAGTTAGTCATGGCCCTCGAAGAAGAATTTGATATCGAAATTCCTGACGAAGCGGCTGAGAAAATCACCACCGTGCAAGAAGCGGTTGACTATATCCTCGCTCAACAATCTTAG
- the fabF gene encoding beta-ketoacyl-ACP synthase II has product MTSSNRVDTPVASAAGAAPADEPRRRVVVTGLGAITPIGNTLSEYWDGLMAGRNGIGPVTLFDASRHDCRIAGELKDFDPLQYIDRKDAKRMDRFTQIAVCASKQAVADAQFVINDLNAEQVGVLIGTGIGGLKVLEDQVEVLLHRGPDRCSPFMIPTMIANMAAGLTAIQLGAKGPNSCTVTACAAGSNSIGDAFRLVQRGYAQAIVCGGSEAAITPLGMAGFAAMKAMSTRNDDPTRASRPFDQGRDGFVMGEGAGILLLEELDHALSRGAKIYAEIIGYGMTCDAYHMTAPVPGGEGAARAIRLAMKDAGITPNQVNYINAHGTSTPANDSTETAAIKAALGEDVASKVAISSTKSMTGHLLGGSGGIEAVATVMAIVHNKVPPTINLDDPDPACDLDYVPNQAREMPVEVALSNSFGFGGHNVTLAFRKYRG; this is encoded by the coding sequence ATGACCAGTTCCAACCGCGTTGACACCCCTGTGGCAAGCGCTGCCGGTGCGGCCCCCGCTGACGAACCCCGTCGGCGCGTTGTCGTCACCGGTCTGGGCGCAATTACCCCCATTGGCAACACCCTCAGTGAATATTGGGATGGGCTAATGGCGGGGCGTAACGGCATTGGGCCGGTTACGCTGTTTGATGCCTCACGCCACGACTGCCGAATTGCCGGCGAACTGAAGGACTTTGATCCGCTGCAATACATCGATCGCAAAGATGCCAAGCGGATGGATCGGTTCACGCAAATCGCGGTTTGTGCCAGTAAGCAAGCCGTTGCAGATGCCCAGTTCGTGATCAACGACCTGAACGCTGAGCAGGTTGGGGTGTTAATCGGAACCGGCATTGGGGGACTGAAGGTTCTCGAAGACCAGGTGGAAGTGCTACTCCATCGTGGGCCCGATCGATGCAGCCCCTTCATGATTCCCACCATGATTGCCAACATGGCCGCTGGTCTGACGGCAATCCAACTGGGGGCCAAGGGGCCAAACTCTTGCACGGTGACAGCTTGCGCGGCCGGATCCAACTCGATCGGGGATGCGTTCCGGCTCGTGCAGCGAGGCTATGCCCAGGCGATCGTGTGCGGCGGCTCAGAAGCAGCCATCACACCGCTGGGGATGGCCGGCTTCGCAGCCATGAAGGCCATGTCCACCCGCAACGATGATCCCACCCGCGCCAGCCGTCCCTTTGACCAAGGACGCGACGGCTTCGTCATGGGCGAAGGAGCCGGGATTCTGTTGCTTGAAGAACTGGATCACGCCCTCAGCCGGGGAGCCAAAATTTACGCGGAAATCATCGGCTACGGGATGACCTGCGATGCGTACCACATGACGGCTCCAGTTCCCGGCGGGGAAGGCGCAGCCCGAGCCATTCGCTTGGCCATGAAGGATGCAGGCATCACTCCCAACCAAGTGAACTACATCAACGCCCACGGAACCAGCACCCCCGCCAACGATTCCACGGAAACAGCGGCCATCAAAGCGGCTTTGGGTGAGGACGTGGCTTCCAAGGTGGCCATTAGCTCTACCAAGTCCATGACTGGCCACCTCCTGGGTGGCTCCGGTGGAATTGAAGCAGTGGCGACGGTCATGGCGATCGTCCATAACAAGGTTCCGCCAACCATTAACCTGGATGATCCTGACCCCGCTTGCGATTTGGACTATGTGCCCAATCAAGCAAGGGAAATGCCGGTGGAAGTGGCCCTGTCAAATTCCTTTGGCTTTGGTGGTCACAACGTAACGCTCGCCTTCCGTAAATATCGCGGCTAG
- the trmB gene encoding tRNA (guanosine(46)-N7)-methyltransferase TrmB: MRKPPVALVRVREHVNPLSRHYDRAIEPPNWSQLFRQLDRPLHLDIGCAKGHFILAMGAQEPTWNFLGLEIREPLVHQANRWAEERGLENVRYLPCNANRSIRPLLASLPPGTVQRVTIQFPDPWFKKRHQKRRVVQPSLVKDLAEFLPLGAQVFVQSDIEEVAIEMRDRFCEHAAFRLTHSLPWLTQNPLPIPTEREKSVLDQGLPVYRALFDRI, translated from the coding sequence TTGAGGAAACCTCCCGTGGCCTTGGTGCGTGTTCGTGAGCATGTCAATCCCCTCAGTCGCCATTATGATCGGGCGATCGAACCCCCCAATTGGTCGCAACTGTTTCGCCAACTCGATCGGCCCCTTCATCTCGACATTGGCTGTGCGAAGGGGCATTTCATCTTAGCCATGGGGGCCCAAGAGCCAACCTGGAACTTTTTGGGCCTCGAAATTCGCGAACCCTTGGTGCATCAAGCCAACCGCTGGGCCGAAGAACGCGGCCTCGAAAATGTGCGGTATTTGCCTTGTAATGCCAATCGCTCAATCCGCCCTCTGTTGGCATCCTTGCCCCCAGGAACTGTGCAGCGGGTAACGATTCAATTTCCCGATCCTTGGTTCAAAAAACGCCACCAAAAGCGCCGGGTCGTGCAACCCAGCTTGGTCAAGGATTTGGCGGAGTTTTTACCCTTGGGGGCACAGGTTTTTGTGCAATCAGACATCGAAGAAGTGGCGATCGAAATGCGCGATCGCTTCTGTGAACATGCGGCTTTTCGGCTCACCCATTCCCTTCCTTGGTTGACGCAAAATCCGTTACCGATTCCCACCGAACGGGAAAAATCGGTTTTGGATCAAGGCTTGCCGGTTTATCGGGCCTTGTTCGATCGCATTTGA
- the urtE gene encoding urea ABC transporter ATP-binding subunit UrtE, producing MLKVSGLNVYYGESHILRDVDMTVREGEMTCLIGRNGVGKTTLLKTIVGLLPPRSGAIALADSPIAHLSPDRRAKLGIGYVPQGRDIIPRLTVRENLLLGLEACRGTDRAGANAKDLTIPEEIFDLFPVLKTMLNRMGGDLSGGQQQQLAIGRALMGKPKLLVLDEPTEGIQPSIVLQIEEAVQHIIRSTGIAVLLVEQHLHFVRKANHYYAMQKGSMVASGDTSELSNETIQQFLAV from the coding sequence ATGTTGAAGGTTTCGGGCTTGAATGTTTATTACGGTGAAAGTCATATTCTGCGCGATGTGGATATGACCGTTCGCGAAGGGGAAATGACTTGCTTAATTGGTCGGAATGGGGTGGGAAAAACGACGCTTCTGAAAACCATTGTGGGACTGCTGCCGCCTCGGAGCGGTGCGATCGCCCTGGCTGATTCTCCGATCGCCCATTTGTCTCCCGATCGCCGAGCAAAGTTGGGCATTGGCTATGTGCCCCAAGGTCGCGATATCATTCCCCGGCTGACGGTGCGGGAAAACCTGTTGTTGGGTTTGGAAGCTTGCCGAGGAACCGATCGCGCCGGAGCAAATGCCAAAGACTTAACGATTCCTGAAGAAATTTTTGATCTATTTCCGGTGTTGAAAACCATGCTGAATCGGATGGGGGGCGACCTGTCCGGCGGTCAACAACAGCAACTGGCGATCGGGCGGGCTTTGATGGGCAAACCGAAACTTTTGGTGCTGGATGAACCCACGGAAGGGATTCAACCCTCGATCGTGTTGCAGATTGAAGAAGCGGTGCAACATATCATTCGATCGACCGGCATTGCGGTGTTGTTAGTGGAACAGCACTTGCACTTTGTGCGCAAGGCTAATCACTACTACGCCATGCAAAAAGGCTCAATGGTGGCCTCCGGTGACACGAGCGAACTCAGCAACGAAACCATCCAACAATTCCTGGCGGTTTAG
- the urtD gene encoding urea ABC transporter ATP-binding protein UrtD has translation MTHSLDLPTAAAQPILAIQNLTVNFDGFKALNNLTFSMAPGELRVVIGPNGAGKTTFLDTITGKVKPTQGDVLFKGRSLKGRSEYEIARLGIGRKFQTPRVYQNLTVAQNLELSGNPQKGVLHSLFRKPLRSERQSVAQLLETLGLTSKAQLPAALLSHGEKQRLEIGMLVAQSPDLLLVDEPAAGLTDEETYQLGELLISLAEVHSIIVIEHDMEFVRQIARTVTVLHEGSLLFEGTMDEVQSDERVIEVYLGKEDED, from the coding sequence ATGACCCATTCTTTGGATCTGCCGACGGCGGCGGCTCAGCCAATCCTCGCCATTCAAAACCTGACCGTCAACTTTGATGGATTCAAGGCCCTGAATAACCTAACCTTCAGCATGGCCCCCGGCGAATTGCGGGTGGTGATTGGGCCCAACGGTGCAGGAAAAACCACGTTTTTGGACACAATCACGGGCAAGGTCAAGCCCACCCAAGGGGATGTGTTGTTTAAGGGCCGCAGTCTCAAAGGGCGCAGTGAATACGAAATTGCGCGCTTGGGTATTGGTCGCAAATTCCAAACGCCTCGGGTTTATCAAAACTTGACCGTGGCCCAAAATTTGGAACTGTCGGGCAATCCCCAAAAAGGCGTGCTCCATAGTTTGTTTCGGAAACCCCTGCGATCGGAACGACAGTCCGTTGCCCAGCTCTTGGAAACCCTAGGACTCACCAGCAAAGCCCAATTACCGGCGGCCCTGCTCTCCCATGGGGAAAAACAACGGCTAGAAATTGGCATGTTGGTTGCTCAATCGCCCGATCTTTTGTTGGTGGATGAACCGGCGGCCGGTTTAACCGATGAAGAAACCTACCAACTGGGAGAATTATTGATTTCTTTGGCAGAAGTTCATTCGATCATTGTGATTGAGCATGATATGGAATTTGTGCGGCAAATTGCCCGTACAGTGACGGTTTTACATGAGGGATCATTGCTGTTTGAAGGCACGATGGATGAAGTGCAAAGCGATGAACGGGTGATTGAAGTCTATTTGGGCAAAGAAGACGAGGACTAG
- the urtC gene encoding urea ABC transporter permease subunit UrtC, whose amino-acid sequence MGSLPSTRKQRSIPLSSEDWAAIVLLIVALLIPLLLSDFRLNLLGRYLSLAIVALGIDLIWGYTGLLSLGHGVFFTLGGYALAMHLKLVQIPPDATVKLPEFMSLYGVTELPWFWQPFYNFPVTLVGMVAVPMVAASILGYLVFRNRIRGVYFSILTQAATIVFFNFFNGQQKLINGTNGLTNFGQFLGFDISSPGTQKIIYFITVGGLVVAYLVCRWLISGRFGRLLIAIRDDEPRVRFSGYNPTGFKVVVFAVSAALAGLAGALFTLQSGIVSPKTMDIPFSIEMVIWVAVGGRATLLGAIVGAVLVNFAKSLLSEQFSAIWLFFQGGLFLLVVMVLPDGIVGWLKTSGMDLINRLIGRSPQPVATYPSLETDPEVQFEREELQDKS is encoded by the coding sequence ATGGGATCTTTACCTTCAACCCGAAAACAGCGATCAATTCCCCTCAGTTCGGAGGATTGGGCAGCCATTGTTCTCCTCATTGTGGCGCTTTTGATCCCACTGTTGCTGTCGGATTTTCGCCTGAACCTTCTGGGTCGCTATCTATCCTTGGCGATCGTGGCCTTGGGCATTGACCTGATCTGGGGCTATACGGGTCTGTTGAGCTTGGGGCATGGGGTGTTTTTTACCCTGGGTGGCTATGCCTTGGCCATGCACCTGAAGCTAGTACAAATTCCGCCCGATGCCACGGTGAAATTGCCAGAATTTATGTCCCTGTATGGGGTGACGGAACTACCTTGGTTTTGGCAACCGTTCTATAACTTTCCGGTAACTTTGGTTGGCATGGTTGCCGTTCCCATGGTTGCCGCTAGTATTCTGGGCTATTTGGTGTTTCGGAACCGAATTCGAGGCGTTTATTTCTCCATTCTGACCCAGGCGGCGACCATTGTTTTCTTCAACTTTTTCAATGGTCAGCAAAAGTTAATTAACGGTACCAATGGGTTGACCAATTTTGGGCAATTTCTGGGCTTTGATATTTCATCCCCAGGAACCCAAAAAATCATCTATTTCATCACGGTTGGTGGATTGGTGGTTGCCTATTTAGTCTGTCGTTGGCTCATTTCTGGCCGCTTTGGGCGACTCCTGATCGCCATTCGGGATGATGAACCTCGGGTGCGTTTTTCTGGCTACAACCCCACGGGTTTTAAGGTGGTGGTGTTTGCGGTTTCTGCGGCCCTGGCGGGGTTGGCAGGGGCATTATTTACCCTGCAATCGGGAATTGTGTCGCCCAAAACCATGGATATTCCCTTCTCGATCGAGATGGTGATTTGGGTGGCCGTCGGCGGGCGTGCCACGCTCCTGGGCGCAATTGTGGGAGCGGTGTTGGTGAACTTTGCCAAAAGCCTTTTGAGTGAACAATTCTCAGCAATTTGGCTCTTTTTCCAAGGGGGCTTGTTCCTACTGGTGGTGATGGTGTTGCCCGACGGCATTGTTGGTTGGCTCAAGACCTCTGGCATGGATTTAATCAACCGATTGATCGGTCGATCGCCCCAGCCGGTTGCTACCTATCCCAGCTTGGAAACCGATCCCGAAGTTCAATTTGAGCGCGAAGAATTGCAGGATAAATCATGA
- a CDS encoding branched-chain amino acid ABC transporter permease, whose product MLDAIFSGISIGSVLLIAALGLAIVFGLMGVINMAHGELMMLGAYTTFLVQNLFKSFGEGAFEIYIFPALIAAFIVTAIAGVILERGVVRFLYGRPLETLLATWGVSLMLQQFVRSINWVMAIGLVLFCALFFGAWGLLGKRTNWVAIKTQALSILLPVSAGISLAVGSLLAQQFKLTVTKPWFGAQNVDVTAPRWLRGGIPIGDSQLPSTRLFIIALTILCLFGLYWFLNRSLWGLRIRAVTQNRSMSACLGIATNTVDSLTFALGSGLAGIAGSAIALLGSVGPNTGQNYIVDTFMVVVVGGVGKLVGSIVAALAIGTASFLIGSGTLAAVFEKIPPLAEFFNFFATASMAKVMVFAAIIVFLQVRPGGLFPQKGRTVES is encoded by the coding sequence ATGCTTGATGCCATTTTTAGCGGAATTAGCATTGGCTCCGTGTTGCTCATTGCAGCATTAGGCCTGGCGATTGTGTTTGGGCTAATGGGTGTGATTAATATGGCCCACGGCGAGCTGATGATGCTCGGAGCCTACACAACGTTTTTGGTTCAGAATCTGTTCAAATCCTTCGGAGAGGGGGCGTTTGAAATTTATATTTTCCCAGCGCTGATTGCTGCTTTTATTGTGACAGCGATCGCGGGGGTAATTTTGGAACGGGGGGTGGTGCGATTTCTCTACGGTCGCCCTCTGGAAACCCTGTTGGCCACCTGGGGGGTGAGCCTGATGTTGCAGCAGTTTGTGCGCAGCATTAATTGGGTGATGGCGATCGGGCTGGTGCTGTTTTGTGCACTCTTTTTTGGGGCTTGGGGGCTGTTGGGTAAACGCACCAATTGGGTGGCCATCAAAACCCAGGCCCTGAGCATTTTGTTGCCGGTTTCAGCGGGGATTTCGCTCGCCGTGGGCAGCCTGTTAGCTCAACAATTTAAGTTAACGGTCACCAAGCCCTGGTTCGGAGCCCAAAACGTGGACGTGACGGCTCCCCGGTGGTTGCGGGGCGGGATTCCGATCGGGGATTCGCAATTACCTTCCACCCGATTGTTCATCATTGCCCTAACGATTCTTTGCCTCTTTGGCCTGTATTGGTTCCTGAATCGATCGCTCTGGGGCCTGCGCATCCGTGCCGTCACCCAAAATCGCAGCATGAGCGCCTGCTTGGGCATTGCCACCAACACCGTCGATTCCTTGACCTTTGCCCTCGGTTCCGGGCTGGCGGGAATTGCGGGCAGCGCGATCGCCCTGTTGGGTTCCGTGGGGCCCAACACCGGCCAAAACTACATCGTTGATACCTTCATGGTGGTGGTGGTGGGTGGTGTTGGCAAACTGGTTGGCTCGATCGTCGCCGCGTTGGCCATTGGTACTGCGAGTTTCCTGATTGGTTCCGGAACCCTGGCCGCTGTGTTCGAGAAGATTCCACCCCTTGCGGAGTTCTTCAACTTCTTTGCCACCGCCAGCATGGCTAAGGTGATGGTTTTTGCCGCCATCATCGTCTTTTTGCAAGTGCGTCCAGGCGGTCTTTTCCCCCAAAAGGGACGGACGGTCGAGTCCTAA